One Acidobacteriota bacterium DNA segment encodes these proteins:
- a CDS encoding sulfite exporter TauE/SafE family protein gives MLSVTDYVVIGLAALAAGLVNAIAGGGTLITFPVLTAVGVPAVAANITNAVALCPGFLGAVYAQRRDLDGQERRLRIVLPASAVGGIVGGILLVIGGERVFRSLIPFLILGASALLAAQDRLRAWLARRPWHRTTGHGSDMRVAVPLALGAVYGGYFGAGLSVIMLAVLGLMLDDSLTRLNALKSALGLVINVAAALFFVFSGQVVWTAAAVMAAGALLGGVVGGKVAGMIAPSTLRWTVVAIGAVVGLIYLVT, from the coding sequence ATGCTGAGCGTCACCGATTACGTCGTCATCGGCCTCGCCGCCCTCGCGGCCGGGCTCGTCAATGCCATCGCCGGCGGCGGAACGTTGATCACGTTCCCCGTGCTGACGGCGGTCGGCGTGCCGGCCGTTGCGGCGAACATCACGAACGCGGTGGCGCTCTGCCCCGGCTTCCTCGGCGCGGTGTACGCGCAGCGGCGCGATCTCGACGGCCAGGAGCGCCGGCTGCGCATCGTGCTGCCGGCCAGCGCCGTCGGCGGCATCGTGGGTGGCATCCTGCTCGTCATCGGCGGCGAACGCGTCTTCCGCTCGCTGATCCCGTTCTTGATTCTCGGCGCGTCGGCGCTGCTGGCCGCCCAGGATCGGCTGCGCGCGTGGCTGGCCCGCCGGCCGTGGCACCGGACCACCGGCCACGGCTCCGACATGCGGGTGGCCGTGCCGCTCGCGCTCGGCGCGGTGTACGGCGGCTACTTCGGAGCCGGGCTCAGCGTGATCATGCTCGCGGTGCTGGGGCTCATGCTCGACGATTCGTTGACGCGGCTGAACGCGCTCAAGTCCGCGCTCGGCCTGGTGATCAACGTCGCCGCCGCGCTGTTCTTCGTCTTCTCCGGCCAGGTCGTCTGGACCGCCGCCGCCGTCATGGCCGCCGGCGCGCTGCTCGGCGGTGTCGTCGGCGGAAAAGTCGCCGGGATGATCGCGCCGAGCACGTTGCGGTGGACGGTGGTGGCGATCGGAGCGGTCGTCGGGCTCATCTATCTGGTCACGTAG